One window of the Candidatus Zixiibacteriota bacterium genome contains the following:
- a CDS encoding hypothetical protein (Evidence 5 : Unknown function) codes for MESAHTIISIRRKGKTMVVSLEEGGEIILDREIVESCRLKVGGEIGADEFAKIKYQSDYKRAGDYAAYLLAARGYSSGMLKQKMSEKGFDPRAANTVLSELRRSGLVDDRRYAIQTAESLLRRKPAGRKFLVAYLQARHIPHRLAEEAVAKVMENIDEVELAQRLLEKIRNRLGKFELETARAKAYNYLSRRAIGYNAARKAFDIIWKKEPED; via the coding sequence TGGAAGAGGGCGGTGAAATAATATTGGATCGGGAAATAGTTGAATCTTGCCGGTTAAAAGTCGGTGGCGAGATAGGCGCCGATGAATTCGCGAAAATCAAATATCAGTCAGATTATAAGCGAGCCGGTGATTATGCCGCGTATTTATTGGCGGCCCGGGGATACTCATCGGGGATGCTAAAACAAAAAATGAGCGAAAAGGGATTCGACCCCAGGGCCGCGAACACGGTTCTGTCGGAATTAAGGCGCAGCGGTCTGGTCGATGACAGGCGGTACGCGATTCAGACCGCAGAATCACTTCTTCGCCGGAAACCGGCCGGCCGGAAATTCCTGGTCGCTTATCTTCAGGCCCGTCACATTCCACACCGGCTGGCGGAAGAAGCTGTCGCCAAAGTGATGGAAAATATCGATGAAGTCGAACTGGCCCAAAGGCTTTTGGAGAAAATCAGGAATCGGCTCGGCAAATTTGAACTTGAAACAGCCCGCGCCAAAGCGTATAATTACCTCTCGCGCCGTGCCATCGGATACAACGCGGCCAGAAAAGCGTTTGACATAATTTGGAAGAAGGAGCCCGAAGATTAA
- the alaS gene encoding Alanine--tRNA ligase produces the protein MNQFKDIFTGKKKAEFKRVVTVQKCMRAGGKHNDLENVGRTGRHQTFFEMLGNFSFGDYFKEAAILYAWEWVNKTLQLRPDRLYATVYEDDDEAFALWEKIAPELKDGRVLRFGKKDNYWSMGDVGPNGPCSELHYDRGAQYSCGKETCFVNCDCDRYVEIGNLVFMQYNSKPDGTVEPLPKPSVDTGSGLERITAIIQGVNSNYETDLFTGIIAQVEEISKKKYDIGEPGVSHRVIADHLRALTFCIADGGGLSNEKQGYVLRRILRRAARHGRLLDVHEPFIYKLVPTLVGVMGDVYPEIKQRQEHIENVIRSEEESFGRTLDNGLELFDEVAKKTVGSGNKVIPGEQIFKLYDTFGFPVDLTAVMAEEKGLTLDMAGFEAAMALQQEKARAASQFDNAYGKEIAALQEILLKNETAANIATKFARDRFIITAKVAEALEIPGAQVNRLAIIPDQTPFYSEAGGQISDAGLIAGNLFKARVVSIFRFNDALVHICEVFEKGYNNIGQLKGTEAQFEIDSPRRWDIMRNHTATHLLHAALRKVLGEHVHQSGSYVGPDKLRFDFSHFKPMTPEELVRVEKIVNEEILTGGPVLTVEEDIEKAKKSGAMAIFGEKYGSRVRVVTVGDFSKELCGGTHVDLVSQIGPFLITLETGIASGIRRIEAITGRSAIVKMLEQKKSFDDIARLLNRTEGEIVGAIGDLNQKVLELQKENKKLKTEKFAGGAVSIGKEISIGAIKFRFHDFGEVDAEEMAGWVDSGKGAAGSLVTAALGKVDGKLTLMVSSSNGVKSHIGNISRDILKRFGGRGGGKDNFAQGTVPAECNSDEFFRAFGEKLRE, from the coding sequence ATGAACCAGTTCAAGGATATCTTTACGGGAAAGAAGAAGGCCGAATTCAAGAGGGTCGTGACCGTCCAGAAATGTATGCGGGCCGGGGGAAAGCATAACGATCTGGAAAATGTCGGGCGAACCGGTCGGCACCAGACTTTTTTTGAGATGCTGGGGAATTTTTCGTTCGGCGATTATTTCAAAGAGGCCGCCATTCTATATGCCTGGGAGTGGGTAAATAAGACTTTGCAACTCCGGCCGGATAGACTGTATGCCACGGTATATGAAGATGATGACGAAGCCTTTGCGCTTTGGGAAAAAATCGCCCCGGAACTGAAGGACGGCCGGGTGCTTCGGTTCGGCAAGAAGGATAATTACTGGTCGATGGGTGATGTCGGCCCCAACGGCCCGTGCAGCGAACTGCACTATGACCGGGGAGCGCAATATAGTTGCGGCAAGGAGACCTGTTTTGTCAATTGCGACTGCGACCGGTATGTCGAGATCGGGAACCTAGTTTTCATGCAGTATAATTCGAAACCCGACGGCACTGTTGAGCCGCTTCCGAAGCCGTCGGTCGATACCGGCTCCGGCCTGGAACGGATCACGGCCATCATTCAGGGGGTAAATTCCAATTACGAGACCGATTTATTCACCGGCATAATTGCGCAGGTCGAAGAAATTTCGAAGAAAAAATATGATATCGGCGAACCGGGGGTGTCACATCGGGTGATCGCCGATCATCTTCGGGCCCTGACATTTTGTATTGCCGACGGCGGGGGGTTGTCCAATGAGAAGCAGGGGTATGTATTGCGCCGGATTTTGCGCCGCGCCGCGCGCCACGGCCGCCTCCTTGATGTCCACGAGCCGTTTATTTATAAATTGGTACCGACACTGGTCGGCGTGATGGGTGATGTTTATCCGGAAATAAAGCAGCGGCAGGAGCATATCGAGAATGTCATCCGCTCCGAGGAAGAATCGTTCGGGCGGACCCTTGACAACGGTCTGGAGTTGTTTGACGAGGTCGCTAAAAAGACGGTCGGATCCGGCAACAAGGTAATTCCCGGTGAGCAGATATTCAAATTGTATGATACCTTTGGTTTCCCGGTCGATCTGACCGCGGTGATGGCGGAGGAAAAGGGCCTGACGCTCGATATGGCGGGTTTCGAGGCGGCGATGGCCTTACAGCAGGAGAAGGCACGGGCGGCGTCGCAATTCGATAATGCATACGGGAAAGAAATCGCCGCTCTGCAGGAGATTCTCCTGAAGAATGAAACAGCGGCGAATATCGCAACGAAATTTGCCAGGGACAGATTTATAATAACAGCCAAAGTCGCGGAAGCGCTGGAAATTCCGGGGGCGCAGGTTAACCGTCTGGCCATAATTCCCGATCAGACGCCGTTTTACTCCGAAGCGGGGGGACAGATCAGCGATGCCGGGTTAATAGCCGGAAATCTTTTCAAAGCCAGGGTGGTATCTATTTTCCGATTCAACGATGCGCTTGTGCATATTTGCGAAGTATTTGAAAAAGGATATAATAATATCGGGCAATTGAAGGGAACGGAAGCGCAATTCGAAATCGATTCGCCCCGGCGCTGGGATATTATGCGCAACCATACGGCGACACATCTTCTGCACGCCGCCCTGAGAAAAGTCCTTGGTGAGCATGTGCATCAATCGGGTTCGTATGTCGGCCCGGATAAACTGCGGTTCGACTTTTCGCATTTCAAGCCGATGACGCCCGAAGAATTGGTCCGCGTGGAGAAAATTGTCAATGAAGAGATTCTTACCGGAGGGCCGGTGCTGACGGTGGAAGAAGATATTGAGAAGGCTAAGAAATCGGGGGCAATGGCGATTTTCGGCGAGAAGTACGGGAGCCGGGTGCGCGTGGTGACGGTGGGGGATTTTTCGAAAGAGTTGTGCGGCGGAACGCATGTTGACCTGGTATCTCAAATCGGGCCGTTCTTGATAACTCTCGAGACCGGTATTGCTTCCGGGATCCGCCGTATCGAGGCGATTACCGGGCGCTCCGCTATCGTCAAAATGCTGGAACAGAAGAAGTCGTTCGACGATATCGCCCGGTTGCTTAACCGGACCGAAGGGGAAATTGTCGGCGCAATCGGAGATTTGAACCAGAAAGTCTTAGAGTTGCAGAAGGAGAACAAGAAACTCAAGACCGAAAAATTCGCCGGCGGGGCGGTATCGATTGGAAAGGAAATATCAATCGGCGCCATAAAATTCCGTTTTCATGATTTCGGGGAAGTGGACGCCGAAGAAATGGCCGGATGGGTAGACAGCGGGAAAGGAGCCGCGGGGTCTCTGGTGACGGCGGCTCTGGGGAAAGTGGATGGCAAATTGACCCTGATGGTATCTTCGAGCAATGGCGTGAAATCGCATATTGGAAATATTTCCCGAGATATCCTGAAACGATTCGGCGGGCGCGGGGGAGGCAAGGACAATTTTGCGCAGGGGACGGTACCGGCCGAGTGCAATTCGGACGAATTTTTCCGGGCGTTTGGAGAGAAACTGAGGGAATAG